From a region of the Streptococcus ruminantium genome:
- the yajC gene encoding preprotein translocase subunit YajC, producing the protein MPNLFLPLVMVAMIGFMFYSQRKQQKQRQEALSQIKKGDEIVTIGGLFGIVDEINDKKVVLDVDGVYLTFERGAIRNRVATANTAPVIAEETVVETTEATSASVIEE; encoded by the coding sequence ATGCCAAATTTATTTTTACCGCTTGTCATGGTTGCCATGATTGGCTTTATGTTTTATTCGCAACGCAAACAACAAAAACAGCGTCAGGAAGCACTCAGTCAGATTAAAAAAGGTGATGAAATTGTGACGATTGGTGGCCTATTTGGGATTGTTGATGAAATCAACGATAAAAAGGTCGTTCTTGATGTAGATGGTGTCTATTTGACTTTTGAACGTGGAGCGATCCGCAATCGAGTGGCGACTGCCAATACAGCTCCTGTGATTGCAGAAGAGACAGTGGTTGAAACAACAGAAGCAACTTCAGCATCTGTCATTGAAGAGTAG
- a CDS encoding isoprenyl transferase: MFTFKFKKKESIETAIEVPKHIAVIMDGNGRWAKKRMQPRIMGHKAGMDALQKVTKTASELGVKVLTVYAFSTENWSRPEKEVKFIMNLPVEFYDKYVPELHANNVKIQMIGDHSRLPEATLGALRKAEQKTKNNTGLILNFALNYGGRDEVTKAVKAIAQDVLDAKFNPGDIDEQLIADYLYTGGLSPVLRDPDLVIRTSGEIRLSNFLPWQTAYSELYFTDIAWPDFDGEALKLAIREYNRRHRRFGSV; the protein is encoded by the coding sequence ATGTTTACGTTTAAGTTTAAAAAGAAAGAAAGCATTGAGACAGCGATTGAAGTCCCTAAGCATATTGCAGTCATTATGGATGGCAATGGTCGATGGGCAAAAAAACGGATGCAACCCCGCATTATGGGGCACAAGGCTGGTATGGATGCTCTGCAAAAAGTTACCAAAACAGCTTCGGAACTGGGAGTAAAGGTCTTGACAGTCTACGCTTTTTCTACGGAGAATTGGTCTCGGCCGGAAAAGGAGGTAAAGTTTATCATGAATCTTCCTGTTGAATTCTATGATAAATATGTCCCCGAACTCCATGCCAACAATGTCAAAATTCAAATGATCGGTGACCATTCTAGATTGCCGGAAGCAACTTTGGGCGCCCTTCGGAAAGCAGAGCAGAAAACTAAGAATAACACAGGTTTGATTCTTAATTTTGCTTTGAATTACGGTGGTCGTGATGAAGTGACAAAAGCAGTTAAAGCAATTGCTCAGGATGTGTTGGATGCCAAGTTTAATCCGGGGGATATTGATGAGCAATTGATAGCAGATTATCTTTATACAGGCGGTCTTTCGCCGGTTCTTCGTGACCCAGATTTGGTGATTCGGACTAGTGGTGAGATTCGGCTTAGTAATTTTTTGCCCTGGCAAACAGCTTACAGCGAGCTTTATTTTACCGATATTGCTTGGCCGGATTTTGACGGGGAGGCTCTTAAACTAGCAATTAGAGAATACAACCGACGCCACAGACGTTTTGGCAGTGTGTAA
- a CDS encoding proline--tRNA ligase: MKQSKMIIPTLREMPSDASVISHALMLRAGYVRQVSAGIYSYLPLANRVIEKAKKIMREEFDKIDAIEFLAPALLSADIWRESGRYETYGDDLYKLKNREGSDFILGPTHEETVTLLARDAVQSYKQLPLNIYQIQSKYRDEKRPRNGLLRGREFIMKDGYSFHASYESLDQTYDDYKQAYETIFTRAGLEFKAIIGDGGAMGGKDSQEFMAITPDRTDLERWVVLDKSVSSFEEIPEEVLEAIKAELLAWAVSGEDTIVYSSESGYAANLEMATSEYKPRTVVVTEEDLVKVSTPDAKTIDEVAAFLNVSEDQTIKTMLFMADGEPVVALLVGNDQVNDVKLKNYLGADFFDVASPADAEKIFGAGFGSLGPVGLPADVRIIADRKVQDVKNAVVGANEDGFHYTGANAGRDFQVTEYVDIREVKEGEPSPDGRGVLNFARGIEIGHIFKLGTRYSDSMNATILDENGRSMPMIMGCYGIGVSRLLSAVLEQHARLFVNKTPKGEYRYAWGINFPKELAPFDVHLIPFNVKDESAMELTQSIEASLIGAGYEVLTDDRNERVGVKFSDSDLIGLPIRVTVGKKAVDGIVEVKIKETGDTVEVHVDQLLETLQILTKE, translated from the coding sequence ATGAAACAATCCAAAATGATTATCCCTACATTGCGGGAGATGCCTTCTGATGCATCGGTGATTAGCCACGCCTTGATGTTGCGAGCGGGTTACGTTCGCCAAGTTTCGGCTGGTATTTATAGCTATTTGCCACTTGCTAACCGTGTGATTGAAAAAGCCAAAAAGATTATGCGTGAGGAATTCGACAAGATTGATGCCATTGAATTTTTGGCACCAGCTCTTTTGTCTGCTGATATTTGGCGTGAATCTGGTCGTTATGAGACTTATGGTGATGACCTTTACAAACTCAAAAATCGTGAAGGTTCAGATTTTATTTTGGGACCGACTCATGAAGAGACGGTGACCCTTTTGGCGCGTGATGCGGTGCAATCATACAAGCAATTGCCACTTAACATCTACCAAATCCAGTCCAAGTACCGTGATGAAAAGCGTCCTCGTAACGGTCTACTTCGTGGGCGTGAGTTTATCATGAAAGATGGCTATAGTTTCCATGCTAGCTATGAGAGTTTGGATCAGACTTATGACGATTATAAACAGGCCTATGAAACTATCTTTACTCGCGCTGGATTGGAATTTAAGGCGATTATTGGTGACGGTGGTGCCATGGGTGGTAAGGACAGTCAAGAGTTCATGGCTATTACTCCAGATCGTACTGACTTGGAGCGCTGGGTGGTATTAGACAAGTCAGTTTCCTCTTTTGAAGAAATCCCAGAGGAAGTTCTGGAGGCGATTAAAGCAGAGCTTTTAGCTTGGGCTGTTTCTGGTGAGGATACTATTGTCTATTCTAGTGAATCAGGATACGCTGCCAACTTGGAAATGGCGACAAGTGAGTACAAGCCACGGACAGTCGTTGTTACCGAAGAGGACTTGGTAAAAGTTTCAACACCTGATGCGAAAACGATTGATGAAGTTGCAGCCTTTTTGAATGTCTCAGAAGACCAGACTATCAAGACCATGCTCTTTATGGCAGATGGTGAGCCAGTTGTTGCCCTTCTTGTTGGTAATGATCAGGTTAATGATGTTAAGTTGAAAAATTATCTCGGAGCAGATTTCTTTGATGTAGCTAGTCCGGCTGATGCAGAAAAAATCTTTGGAGCAGGTTTTGGTTCGCTTGGTCCAGTAGGATTACCAGCAGATGTGAGGATTATTGCTGATCGTAAGGTACAGGATGTGAAGAATGCTGTAGTCGGTGCAAACGAAGATGGTTTCCACTACACAGGTGCTAATGCAGGTCGTGATTTCCAAGTGACAGAATATGTTGATATTCGTGAGGTAAAGGAAGGGGAGCCTTCACCAGATGGTCGTGGTGTTCTCAACTTTGCGCGTGGTATCGAAATCGGTCACATTTTCAAACTTGGCACACGCTACTCAGATAGCATGAATGCTACTATTTTAGATGAAAATGGCCGTTCAATGCCAATGATTATGGGATGCTACGGAATCGGGGTTAGCCGTCTTCTATCGGCAGTTCTGGAGCAACATGCTCGTCTCTTTGTCAATAAGACTCCAAAAGGTGAATACCGTTATGCTTGGGGGATTAATTTCCCTAAAGAATTGGCTCCGTTTGATGTCCATCTAATTCCATTCAATGTCAAGGACGAGTCTGCTATGGAGTTGACCCAATCAATTGAAGCAAGTTTGATTGGAGCAGGCTACGAAGTCTTGACGGATGATCGTAATGAACGCGTTGGTGTTAAATTCTCTGATAGCGATTTGATTGGCTTGCCAATTCGTGTCACTGTTGGTAAGAAAGCCGTTGATGGAATCGTTGAAGTGAAAATCAAAGAGACAGGTGATACTGTTGAAGTTCATGTTGATCAGTTGCTTGAAACACTACAAATTCTAACTAAGGAATAA
- the rseP gene encoding RIP metalloprotease RseP, whose product MKGILAFIFIFGVIVVVHEFGHFYFAKRAGILVREFAVGMGPKIFAHTGKDGTLYTIRMLPLGGYVRMAGWGEDKTEIKTGTPVSLSLNETGVVTRINLSGKQLDNLALPMSVTSFDFEKQLEITGLVLEESKTYKVDHDATIVEEDGTEVRIAPLDVQYQNATVWGRLMTNFAGPMNNFILGIVVFILLMFMQGGVADISNNAVTITDGGALQAAGLVTGDKILSVNGEVTSSYKQVATIISAAAKEATSAPSFHLVVEHEGKTKNVTVIAEKVDGAYRIGISPILKTGFFDKVIGGIQEAGERALLIVTALKNLIAHFDVKQLGGPVAIYNVSAQAAEFGWTSVLGLMAMLSINLGIFNLIPIPALDGGKIVMNILEAIRRKPLKPEIESYITLAGVAFMVVLMLVVTWNDILKVFF is encoded by the coding sequence ATGAAGGGAATTTTAGCATTTATATTTATATTTGGTGTAATTGTGGTTGTCCATGAATTTGGTCATTTCTATTTTGCTAAAAGGGCCGGTATTCTGGTAAGAGAATTTGCGGTTGGAATGGGACCTAAAATTTTCGCTCACACAGGAAAAGATGGGACCCTTTACACGATTCGTATGCTGCCTCTTGGTGGCTATGTCCGAATGGCCGGATGGGGTGAGGATAAGACGGAGATTAAGACGGGAACTCCTGTTAGTCTCAGCCTGAACGAGACTGGTGTTGTCACTCGGATTAACTTGTCTGGTAAACAGCTTGACAATCTCGCCTTACCTATGAGTGTAACCAGTTTTGATTTTGAGAAACAGTTAGAAATCACAGGGCTGGTATTAGAAGAAAGTAAAACGTATAAGGTGGACCACGATGCAACCATTGTAGAGGAAGATGGAACGGAAGTTCGTATTGCTCCATTAGATGTGCAATACCAAAATGCAACCGTCTGGGGACGCTTGATGACAAATTTTGCTGGTCCTATGAATAACTTTATTTTGGGAATTGTAGTCTTTATCCTGCTGATGTTTATGCAGGGTGGAGTAGCAGATATCTCCAACAATGCTGTGACCATTACTGACGGTGGTGCTTTACAGGCAGCTGGGCTAGTTACCGGAGATAAGATTTTATCTGTTAATGGTGAGGTGACTAGCAGTTACAAACAAGTTGCTACCATCATCAGCGCTGCTGCTAAAGAAGCAACTTCCGCTCCGAGCTTTCACCTAGTGGTTGAGCATGAAGGAAAAACTAAAAATGTGACAGTAATTGCTGAGAAGGTGGATGGTGCATATCGGATTGGTATTTCACCCATCTTGAAGACAGGTTTCTTTGATAAGGTTATTGGAGGAATTCAGGAAGCCGGAGAGAGGGCTCTTTTAATTGTTACGGCATTGAAAAATCTAATTGCCCATTTTGATGTTAAGCAATTAGGTGGTCCTGTCGCTATTTACAATGTCAGCGCACAGGCTGCTGAATTTGGCTGGACTTCCGTACTGGGTCTGATGGCTATGCTATCTATCAATCTAGGTATTTTCAACCTTATCCCCATTCCAGCCTTGGACGGTGGGAAAATTGTGATGAATATCTTGGAAGCTATCCGTAGAAAGCCATTAAAACCGGAAATAGAGTCCTATATTACACTAGCGGGTGTTGCTTTTATGGTAGTTCTTATGCTAGTAGTGACTTGGAATGATATTTTGAAGGTTTTCTTTTAG
- a CDS encoding phosphatidate cytidylyltransferase, which yields MTNDLQKRVIFGGIALAIFLPFLLKGGMVFQFFVGLLAIIATAELIKMHRLAPNSIEGVLAMLASLVLTLPLQNYLTFLPTDGNYTAYAIVIFLLLGSTVFNVGRYHYSDVVFPIASSFYVGIGFHSLILARMDGLNKVFFALCIVWATDIGAYLVGRKIGRRRLLPKVSPNKTIEGFVGGILSAVVVALIFLLLDKSLLTGYSLGMMLGFVAIFSVFSQFGDLVESALKRHFGVKDSGKVIPGHGGILDRFDGMIFVFPIMHFFGLF from the coding sequence ATGACAAATGATTTACAGAAACGAGTGATTTTTGGTGGGATAGCCCTTGCTATTTTTCTTCCCTTTTTATTGAAAGGTGGAATGGTTTTTCAGTTTTTCGTAGGGCTACTGGCTATTATAGCGACAGCTGAATTGATAAAGATGCATCGTCTTGCTCCAAATTCTATTGAGGGAGTTTTAGCTATGTTGGCTAGTCTTGTATTGACTCTTCCCTTGCAGAATTACCTGACCTTCCTGCCGACAGATGGAAATTACACTGCCTATGCCATTGTGATTTTCCTTCTTTTAGGTTCAACAGTTTTCAATGTCGGTCGCTATCATTACTCGGATGTGGTCTTTCCGATTGCTTCTAGTTTCTATGTAGGAATTGGTTTTCACAGCTTGATACTGGCGCGCATGGATGGCCTTAATAAGGTTTTCTTTGCTCTGTGTATAGTTTGGGCAACGGATATTGGTGCTTACCTTGTCGGGCGAAAAATTGGTCGGAGAAGACTATTGCCAAAAGTATCCCCAAATAAGACTATTGAAGGTTTTGTGGGAGGAATCCTCTCTGCTGTGGTTGTAGCCCTCATCTTCTTGCTACTTGACAAATCCCTGCTGACAGGGTATTCTTTGGGCATGATGTTGGGATTTGTTGCTATTTTTTCAGTTTTTTCACAATTTGGCGATCTAGTTGAAAGTGCTCTAAAACGTCATTTTGGTGTCAAAGACTCTGGCAAGGTGATTCCGGGGCATGGTGGTATCTTGGATCGCTTTGACGGCATGATTTTTGTCTTCCCAATTATGCACTTCTTTGGATTATTTTAA